TCCCACGATGAGGACCACGACGAGTCCCACGACGAGTCCCACGCACCACTCCCCACCGACGTACTCCCACGACGCACTCTCACGACCGAGTCCCACCGACTAGTCTCACGACTTAGTCTCACTGACAGAGGCCTCACGACCCAGTCCCACGACGAGTCCCACGACGAGTCTCACGACGAGTCCCACGACGAGTCTCACGACGAGGAGTCCCACGACGAGTCTCACGACGAGTCCCACGACGAGTCTCACGACGAGTCCCACGACGAGGCCCACGACGAGTCTCACGACGAGTCCCACGGCGAGTCTCACGATGAGGAGTCCCACGACGAGTCCCACTACGAGTCCCACGACGAGGCCCATGACAAGTCCCACAACGAGGAGTCCCACGACGAGTCCCACAACGAGTCCCACGACGAGGCCCACGACGAGTCCCACGACGAGGAGTCCCACGACGAGTCCCACGACGAGTCTCACGACGAGTCCCACGACGAGTCTCACGACGAGTCTCACGACGAGGCTCACGACGAGGAGTCCCACGACGAGTCTCACGACGAGTCTCACGACGAGTCCCACGACGAGGCCCACGACGAGTCTCACGACGAGTCCCACGGCGAGTCTCACGACGAGTCCCACGACGAGTCTCACGACGAGTCCCACGACGAGTCTCACGACGAGTCCCACGACGAGGCCCACGACGAGTCTCACGACGAGTCCCACGGCGAGTCTCACGACGAGTCCCACGACGAGTCTCACGACGAGGAGTCCCACGACGAGTCCCACTACGAGTCCCACAACGAGGAGTCCCACGACGAGTCCCACAACGAGTCCCACGACGAGGCCCACGACGAGTCCCACGACGAGGAGTCCCACGACGAGTCCCACGACGAGTCTCACGACGAGTCCCACGACGAGTCTCACGACGAGTCTCACGACGAGGCTCACGACGAGGAGTCCCACGACGAGTCTCACGACGAGTCTCACGACGAGTCCCACGACGAGGCCCACGACAAGTCTCACGACGAGTCCCACGGCGAGTCTCACGATGAGTCCCACGACGAGTCTCACGACGAGGAGTCCCACGATGAGTCTCACGACGAGGAGTCCCACGACGAGTAACACTACGAGTCCCACGACGAGGCCCACGACGAGTCCCACGACGAGGAGTCCCACGACGAGTCCCACGACGAGTCCCACGACGAGGCCCACGACGAGTCCCACGACGAGGAGTCCCACGACGAGTCCCACGACGAGTCTCACGACGAGGCCCACGACGAGTCCCACGACGAGGAGTCCCACGACGAGTCCCACGACGAGTCTCACGACGAGTCCCACGACGACTCTCACGACGAGTCTCACGACGAGTCTCACGACGAGTCCCACTGACGAGGCCCACGACGAGTCCCACGACGAGGAGTCCCACGCACCGAGTCCCACGACGAGTCCCACGACGAGTCCCACGACGAGTCTCACGACGAGTCTCACGACGAGACCCACGACCTACCTCACGACGAGTCTCACGACGAGTCCCACGACGAGGCCCACGACGAGTCCCACGACGAGGAGTCCCACGACGAGTCCCACGACGAGTCCCACGACGAGTCTCACGACGAGTCTCACGACGAGTCCCACGACGATCATTACCGATCATTACTGCTTATCATTTATCAACCATCAGATATCCACTTTAATTTACTTTCAtcaaatgtttgttttattttatgacttaatcatttatatcttaatcatttatatcttaatcaattatatcttaatcatttatatcttaatcatttatatcttaatcatttatatcatttatatcttaatcaattatatcttaatcattttatatcatttatatcttaatcatttatatcatttatatcttaatcatttatatcttaatcatttatatctaatcatttatatcttaatcatttatatcatttatatcttaatcatttatatcatttatatcttaatcatttatatcatttatatcttaatcatttatatcttaatcatttatatctttatcatttatatcttaatcatttatatcttaatcatttatatcttaatcatttatatcttaatcatttTATATCATAATCATTTTATATCATTTATatcatttatatcttaatcatttatatcttaatcatttatatcatttatatgatttatatcttaatcatttatatcttaatcatttatatcttaatcatttatatcttaatcatttatatcttaatcatttatatcttaatcatttatatcatttatatcttaatcaattatatcttaatcatttatatcatttatatcttaatcatttatatcatttatatcttaatcatttatatcttaatcatttatatcttaatcatttatatcttaatcatttatatcatttatatcatttatatcttaatcatttatatcttaatcatttatatcttaatcatttatatcttaatcatttatatcatttatatcttaatcattttatacattttatatgtaatcatttatatcttaatcatttatatcatttatatcttaatcatttatatcatttatatcttaatcatttatatcttaatcatttatatcatttatatcttaatcatttatgacttaatcatttatatcatttatatcttaatcatttatgacttaatcatttatatcttaatcatttatatcttaatcatttatGACTTAATCATTTATGACTTAatcatttatatcttaatcatttatatcttaatcatttatGACTTAATCATTTATATCTTGCTGTTAAAGACGTGGGTCATTCTATCCTGATATGTGTTAGCACAGCATACTAAGGGGTTCTGTCATGAGGCCTTTGCAGtgcgtttgtgcgtgtgtgcgtttgtgtgtgtgtgtgtgtgtgtatttgtgtgtctagtgtgtgcgtgtgtgtgagtgtgtgtatgtgtgtgtctagtgtgtcgaGTGATTGTGTCTAGTATTTGTCTAGtgcgtgcaggtgtgtgtgtgtgtgtgtttgtgtgtcagatgAATGACCTCACAACCTCactactagaagcacaagcatttcgctacactcgcattaacacctGATAACCGTGTGTATgcgacaaatacatttgatttgatt
This window of the Oncorhynchus nerka isolate Pitt River unplaced genomic scaffold, Oner_Uvic_2.0 unplaced_scaffold_4005, whole genome shotgun sequence genome carries:
- the LOC135566615 gene encoding protein starmaker-like, with amino-acid sequence SRLSLTDRGLTTQSHDESHDESHDESHDESHDEESHDESHDESHDESHDESHDEAHDESHDESHGESHDEESHDESHYESHDEAHDKSHNEESHDESHNESHDEAHDESHDEESHDESHDESHDESHDESHDESHDEAHDEESHDESHDESHDESHDEAHDESHDESHGESHDESHDESHDESHDESHDESHDEAHDESHDESHGESHDESHDESHDEESHDESHYESHNEESHDESHNESHDEAHDESHDEESHDESHDESHDESHDESHDESHDEAHDEESHDESHDESHDESHDEAHDKSHDESHGESHDESHDESHDEESHDESHDEESHDE